Proteins encoded within one genomic window of Bacillus sp. F19:
- a CDS encoding MFS transporter has product MSKLQKLFGDVEVNKELILLLIIGGLYSLGIALSNSFVNVYLWKQSGSFLDLGIYNLSIVIMQPVTFVIAGRWAKKIDRVIVFRLGVAFLAVFYLSVLLIGNNAANNIILLGGLLGIGSGFYWLSFNVLTFEITEPETRDFFNGFLGIMSSSAGMIGPIVAGFVISRFAGDIGYKSIFSISLGLFFCAVILSLFLKRRHAHGRYLLLDVLKERKRNVNWRMITNAHFFQGIREGTFIFVIGVLVFITTGSEFALGKYGLINSAVAFVFYYLATRLITKKMRKKSILIGGILLYASIFLLLFDLTYPKLIMYAIAIAIAYPILLVPYISLTYDVIGRSWNAAEARIEYIVVREIFLNLGRISSILLFILAVTLFDEKQSIPILLAVIGSGHSFIYLFIRKVTLLESNEAINDNGQKNMPESNLVDGENS; this is encoded by the coding sequence ATGTCAAAGTTGCAAAAATTATTTGGAGATGTAGAAGTCAATAAGGAACTAATCCTTTTGCTGATTATTGGAGGATTATATTCTTTGGGAATCGCCCTATCTAACTCTTTTGTCAATGTATATCTTTGGAAACAGTCCGGCAGTTTTCTGGATTTGGGTATTTATAATTTGTCCATTGTGATCATGCAGCCAGTCACGTTTGTTATTGCGGGAAGATGGGCAAAAAAAATTGATCGTGTAATAGTTTTCAGGCTTGGTGTTGCTTTTTTAGCTGTATTTTATTTATCGGTGCTTTTAATAGGAAATAATGCAGCGAATAATATCATCTTGCTTGGAGGGCTGCTTGGGATTGGATCGGGGTTTTACTGGCTGTCTTTTAATGTGCTTACATTTGAAATTACAGAACCTGAGACAAGAGATTTTTTTAACGGGTTTTTAGGAATCATGTCATCCTCTGCTGGCATGATCGGTCCTATTGTCGCAGGTTTTGTGATCTCAAGATTTGCAGGTGATATTGGGTATAAGTCAATCTTTTCTATTTCACTCGGATTATTTTTTTGTGCCGTTATATTAAGCCTTTTTTTAAAGAGAAGACATGCACACGGCAGGTATTTGCTGCTTGACGTATTGAAGGAAAGAAAACGGAATGTCAATTGGAGAATGATTACAAACGCCCACTTTTTTCAGGGGATTAGGGAAGGAACATTCATTTTCGTCATTGGAGTCCTTGTATTTATTACGACCGGAAGCGAGTTTGCCCTTGGTAAATATGGCCTGATTAACTCTGCTGTAGCCTTTGTTTTTTACTATTTGGCAACACGGCTGATTACAAAGAAAATGAGAAAAAAATCTATTTTAATCGGGGGAATATTATTATATGCTTCCATCTTTTTGCTCTTGTTTGACCTTACATATCCAAAGCTGATTATGTATGCTATTGCAATTGCGATTGCATATCCCATACTGCTGGTTCCTTATATTTCCCTGACTTACGATGTGATTGGACGGTCTTGGAATGCAGCTGAAGCGAGAATTGAATATATCGTCGTAAGAGAAATATTTTTAAACTTGGGCAGAATCTCATCCATTCTTTTATTCATTCTTGCCGTCACTCTCTTTGATGAAAAGCAGAGTATTCCCATTCTACTTGCGGTTATTGGCTCTGGACATAGCTTTATTTATTTGTTTATCCGAAAAGTGACTTTATTGGAATCTAATGAGGCCATAAATGATAACGGTCAAAAAAATATGCCCGAATCGAATCTTGTAGATGGAGAAAACAGTTAG
- the sodA gene encoding superoxide dismutase SodA, with product MAYELPQLPYAYDALEPHIDKETMNIHHTKHHNTYITNVNSALEGHDDLLSKSVEELVSNLDAVPEAARTAVRNNGGGHANHSLFWTILSPNGGGAPSGELADKINSKFGSFETFKEEFAKAGATRFGSGWAWLVVNNGELEVTSTPNQDSPLMEGKTPILGLDVWEHAYYLNYQNRRPDYISSFWNVVNWEEVTRRYEEAK from the coding sequence ATGGCTTACGAACTACCGCAATTGCCTTATGCTTATGATGCATTAGAACCGCATATTGATAAGGAAACAATGAACATTCATCACACAAAACATCATAACACGTATATCACAAACGTAAACTCAGCATTAGAAGGTCACGATGATCTTCTCAGCAAAAGCGTTGAAGAACTAGTATCTAACTTGGATGCAGTTCCTGAAGCAGCACGTACGGCAGTCCGCAATAATGGCGGCGGACATGCAAACCACAGCCTTTTCTGGACAATTCTTTCCCCAAATGGCGGAGGAGCTCCATCTGGTGAGCTTGCTGATAAAATCAACAGCAAATTTGGAAGCTTTGAAACATTCAAAGAAGAATTTGCTAAAGCTGGAGCAACTCGCTTTGGATCTGGCTGGGCTTGGCTGGTTGTCAATAACGGCGAATTAGAAGTAACAAGCACTCCTAATCAGGATTCTCCTTTAATGGAAGGCAAAACTCCTATTCTTGGCCTTGACGTTTGGGAGCATGCATACTACCTGAATTATCAAAACCGCCGCCCGGATTACATTTCTTCATTCTGGAATGTAGTCAATTGGGAAGAAGTTACAAGACGCTACGAAGAAGCGAAGTAA
- a CDS encoding DUF456 domain-containing protein produces the protein MEIIYWALIILMFIIAFAGLIYPIIPSVIFIVGGFLLYGAFFGFQEYGYQFWLIEGVFVAVLFAADYVSNLMGIKRVGGSKAAIWGSTIGLLIGPFLIPVAGIIIGPFLGAVIAELLVHKKDMKESVKIGLGSLIGFISGVFAKTIIQLIMIGYFLFVVL, from the coding sequence GTGGAGATTATTTACTGGGCACTGATTATATTAATGTTTATCATTGCATTTGCCGGATTGATCTATCCAATTATACCCAGCGTCATTTTTATAGTTGGAGGATTTCTTCTCTATGGTGCATTTTTTGGCTTTCAGGAATACGGATATCAATTCTGGCTGATTGAAGGTGTGTTTGTTGCGGTTTTATTTGCGGCGGACTATGTGTCAAACTTAATGGGGATCAAACGAGTCGGCGGTAGCAAGGCTGCTATATGGGGAAGTACAATAGGCTTATTGATAGGTCCGTTTCTTATTCCGGTTGCAGGAATTATTATTGGACCATTCCTTGGTGCAGTTATTGCAGAGCTTCTTGTTCATAAAAAGGATATGAAAGAATCAGTTAAAATAGGTCTTGGATCACTGATCGGATTTATATCCGGTGTGTTTGCAAAAACAATCATTCAGCTGATTATGATTGGTTATTTTTTATTCGTGGTTCTATAA
- a CDS encoding Na/Pi cotransporter family protein: MDLDIQKMIFEFVGGLGIFLFGIKFMGDGLQKSAGDRLRDVLDKFTTNPIMGVLAGIFVTILIQSSSGTTVITIGLVSAGFMSLRQAIGVIMGANIGTTVTAFIIGINISEYALPVLFAGSVLLFFFKNKKIHNIGQIIFGFGALFFGLELMGEGMQPLRFLEEFQELTISMSDNPLLGVVIGTVFTVIVQSSSATIGILQELHGLGLIDINAALPVLFGDNIGTTITAVLASIGASVAARRAALTHVLFNLIGTAIFLVILPLFTTFIGMLKMNLGLNPEMTIAFAHGTFNVTNTIIQLPFIGGLAYIVTKLIPGEDAMMEYKAKHLDPLFIEQSSSIALGQAKEEILRMGQFAALGLEEANQYLKTHQQKHSDTAYQIEDAINNLDRKITDYLVLISRAEMSAYESEEHTALMDALRDIERVGDHFENIVELVDYQLANKVKLTDSAYADLEEMFALTIQTIKDAISALDDKDTSLAARVMKSEDQIDKMERMLRKKHILRINEGSCTGQAGIVFVDIISNLERIGDHSVNIAEAVLGYRK, from the coding sequence TTGGATTTAGATATACAGAAAATGATATTTGAATTTGTTGGCGGACTGGGAATTTTCTTATTTGGTATTAAATTCATGGGAGACGGTCTGCAAAAATCAGCAGGTGACAGACTTCGGGATGTTCTAGATAAATTTACAACAAATCCAATTATGGGTGTTCTAGCAGGTATATTTGTTACCATCCTCATTCAGTCAAGCAGCGGAACGACTGTTATTACAATAGGTCTCGTCAGTGCAGGCTTTATGAGTTTAAGACAGGCAATTGGGGTGATAATGGGAGCAAACATTGGAACCACTGTCACGGCATTTATTATCGGTATTAATATTTCTGAATACGCGCTTCCTGTCCTATTTGCAGGGTCTGTATTACTTTTCTTTTTTAAAAATAAAAAAATACACAACATCGGTCAAATTATATTTGGTTTTGGAGCTCTTTTCTTCGGATTGGAACTTATGGGCGAAGGCATGCAGCCTTTGCGCTTTTTAGAAGAATTTCAGGAATTAACAATCAGCATGAGCGATAATCCGCTTCTTGGTGTAGTAATTGGAACTGTATTTACAGTAATCGTCCAAAGTTCCAGTGCGACCATTGGAATTCTGCAGGAATTGCATGGCTTGGGGCTAATTGATATTAACGCTGCACTGCCTGTGCTGTTTGGAGATAATATCGGAACGACTATAACTGCAGTCCTTGCTTCAATTGGTGCTTCAGTAGCTGCAAGGCGCGCTGCGTTAACACATGTTCTTTTCAACTTAATAGGTACGGCAATCTTTTTAGTAATCTTGCCTTTATTTACAACTTTTATAGGAATGCTGAAGATGAATTTAGGATTAAATCCAGAAATGACGATTGCATTTGCCCATGGAACCTTCAATGTTACAAATACTATAATCCAGCTGCCGTTTATCGGGGGTCTTGCATACATAGTTACAAAGCTGATTCCCGGAGAAGATGCAATGATGGAATACAAAGCAAAGCATTTAGATCCTCTTTTCATTGAACAATCTTCATCAATAGCACTCGGCCAGGCTAAAGAGGAAATTCTGCGAATGGGACAGTTTGCCGCTTTAGGACTTGAAGAAGCAAATCAATATCTAAAAACCCATCAGCAAAAACATTCAGATACTGCTTATCAAATCGAGGATGCAATAAATAATCTTGACCGCAAAATAACAGATTATCTTGTACTCATTTCAAGAGCAGAAATGTCTGCATATGAATCTGAAGAACACACTGCACTAATGGATGCTCTAAGAGATATTGAGCGCGTGGGTGATCATTTCGAAAATATCGTTGAGCTTGTTGATTATCAATTAGCAAATAAAGTAAAACTGACAGATTCTGCATATGCAGATCTGGAGGAAATGTTTGCATTAACCATTCAAACAATCAAAGATGCCATATCGGCATTAGATGACAAAGACACATCTTTAGCAGCAAGGGTTATGAAGTCTGAAGATCAAATTGATAAAATGGAGCGCATGCTCCGCAAAAAACACATCCTTCGCATTAATGAAGGTAGCTGTACTGGCCAAGCAGGCATTGTGTTTGTAGATATTATCAGCAATCTTGAAAGAATCGGTGATCATTCTGTAAACATTGCAGAGGCAGTTTTAGGCTATCGTAAATAA
- a CDS encoding DUF1189 domain-containing protein, which produces MNIFKQFAKSLYSPKSISMFRFQGIGKTILYVFLLTLLATLPMAIYMSTGISGLLKGLDSTLQEDLPDFKIEEGTLISDTAEPLEFKKDDLFIVFDPTGAFTADEIENKQNGIGLLKNEFVYAVAGQAQSYDYSMLNTMTLTKEDISQYSSQFENVLPIVLSVVIVMLFLFTAASKFIEITFLAIVSILFKNSLKRNVNFKQLWVMSAYAVTLATVFFLIMEFLQVSVPSGIFVNWFVNLIMLYLALKEIPAARKK; this is translated from the coding sequence ATGAACATTTTTAAACAGTTTGCTAAAAGTTTATACTCTCCAAAGTCGATTTCCATGTTTAGATTTCAAGGAATAGGCAAAACCATTCTTTATGTGTTTTTACTAACCCTGCTTGCGACTCTCCCCATGGCAATCTACATGTCTACCGGCATTTCAGGGCTGTTGAAAGGATTAGATTCTACCCTGCAGGAAGACCTTCCTGACTTTAAAATAGAGGAAGGCACCCTAATTTCAGATACAGCTGAACCGCTTGAATTTAAAAAAGATGATTTATTTATTGTTTTCGATCCAACTGGGGCCTTTACAGCTGACGAGATTGAAAATAAGCAAAACGGAATTGGCCTTCTAAAAAATGAATTTGTTTATGCAGTTGCGGGCCAAGCTCAAAGCTATGATTATTCCATGCTGAATACAATGACTTTAACAAAAGAAGACATATCCCAATACTCATCTCAATTTGAAAATGTACTTCCCATTGTTTTGAGTGTTGTCATTGTCATGCTGTTCCTTTTTACAGCAGCTTCTAAATTCATTGAAATTACCTTTTTAGCTATAGTCAGCATTCTTTTTAAAAATAGTTTGAAGCGAAACGTTAATTTTAAACAACTTTGGGTCATGTCGGCATATGCTGTTACTCTTGCCACTGTTTTCTTTCTCATCATGGAGTTTCTTCAAGTTTCCGTACCGAGCGGAATTTTCGTTAACTGGTTTGTTAACCTGATCATGTTGTATCTTGCTTTAAAAGAAATTCCTGCAGCCAGAAAAAAATGA